The following DNA comes from Ignavibacteriales bacterium.
GCGGCTGTTTTGGAACTGTTGGTGGTGAATCCGTTGGAATAAAAAAAATAATCGAAGATGTTTTGCTGCTATTACTTGGTATTCAAATTTATTATTTTGATTCAAAATCCTTTTCAATCAACTCAATTAAAACAAATGGAATTAAAAATCAATAGTTTTTCCAACTTCAGCATAATGAACTTTGATGTGCGGATATTTTAACAATATATTATACCCCATCCAATTTATTCCCTCGTTATCACCATGAATCAAAATTACTCTTGAAGGATTAGTTTGTTTTACAATTTCTAATAATTCCTCTCTTTTTGCATGTGCAGAAAAGCGAAATTTATCAATTAAACATTTTACTTTAATGGTAGTTGAAAAATCCTTCAATTGAATTTTATCTCCTTTTTGTGCATTGGCTATTTTATATCCTGGCGTATCGGGATCCATATAACCAACTACAAATATTGCAAACTTATCCTGTTTTAACCAATCCTGTGCTAATTGAAATGAAAGAGTACCTTCAATCACCATCCCGCTTGGTGCAAGAACAATGGATGGATTTTTTCTGAACATATTAAAGTCGGCTTCATAAATTTCTTTTTGCGGAATTTCCGATAATTCAAATTCCTGATCAATTCTACGGGTAACATAACGATTGTAATCATAAATTCTATTTATTTTTTTCCCTATTCCCCCGGAATAAATATCAGTTTTAATAAGAAGACCTTTAGACATCAAGTTCCAGATGGTTGCAAGAATTTCTTGCATTTTACCAAGAGAAAAAACAGGAATTAATATTGAACCTCCATTCTGTAATATCTGGTTAGCACTTGAAGAAAACCTTTTAGCCTCATTCCACCAGATTGGAATTTGAGAAGAATCTGTTGAACCATAAGTAGTTTCCAGAATTAAAGTATCAACTTTTTGGTTATTTAAACTTGCACCTTTTATTATCGCTTGATCAGAAAGATTAATATCACCTGTATAAAATATTCTTTCATTTTCACTTTCGATCAGAATACCACTGGAACCTAAGATATGACCAGCATCTATAAATGTAATTTTTATTTGTTCTTTGTTATGTCCCTTAAATCCAGCAACAGTAAATTGATTACTATGTTCAACGTAATTAATGCTCTTTATCAGAAGATCAATTTCATCGTGAGTGTATGGACTTAATTTTGGATCTTTAAGTGATTGTTCTTCCAGAATGGAAACGGTATTATGCAAAGTAATTTCTGAAATTGCTCTTGTTTGTGGGGTAGAAAAAATTTTTATATACGGATGCTGTTTTACCAGAAATGGTAAAGCACCAATATGATCGTGATGAGCGTGCGATAAAAACACGAAATCAACATCTTTATCTTTAATCAAATCCAGTTTTGGTAGTGCATCAATTCCAATTTTTCTAGGATGCATTCCACAATCCAGGATAATTCCTGTTCCGTTAATATTTAAATAAAAACAACTGGAGCCTATCTCGCCAGCACCACCAAGCGGTAAAAATTTAATCATCTTATTTTTATGTTTATATTACCAATTATTGATCATAACATCTGCACTAATTTCAAAAGAATTTCTTTTAAATTCACTCTGGTTAACTGCTAACTTGGACCCATAGCTTGCATTTACTTCGATTGTAAAGTTAGTAAACAAAAATCCAAAGCCACCGCTAAAAACATTTTCATTCAAATTCTTTCCACCACTTCGCAAATCCCAGGAATTAAAAATATAATTGTACCCGATCCGAAGAAATAAATTGCTTATTACTTTTACCTCACAACCCAATTTAATTGAATGTACTTCGGAGGATAACTTTCTATACACATTATCAATATATTTGGCTGAATCAGCTTCTGTTTTTCCGTAATTATATTCAGTCCCAAACAAAAACTTTTTATCATCAGTTTGATAGGAAATACCAATACCAGCATTATAACCATTTACTTTCCATTTCCAGAGCAATAAATTTTCTCCAGAATTTTTTGACCAGCTTTTGCTTTGGAAAAATTTAAACATCGTTCCAATTTTATAATTTTTAGTTACACCATACCTGGTTGCAAACTCAAAATTAGCATTGTTAAAATCTGCGTACCCCTCTTCATAATTAATTAAGTTTTCCTGGGGAATCAAAATCCTTGTACCAATTTGATCATTGTTTAGCTTCAACGCAAAAGCTAAATCTTTTATTGGCGAATAAGAAACCTGCAAACCTAACAACAAACCTTTTTTTCTTAATTTCTGATCTACTGTGCTTCCCCTTTCAATTATAAAGTATTTTTCTCCACGGTAATTTAAGATTTCCAGATATGTTAATTCTTCGCTCTTACTTTCAATTGATTCTTGAGAATCATAAAATCCAATGTGCATCCCAAAAATAAAATCATTAGAGAACTGATACGAAAGACCAAATTTACCATCAAGAATTCTTAACAAAGTTTTAGCATGGGAATACTTCTTTTTTAATCCGTTTAAAATCTTATAATTCATTTCAGCACCGGCAAAGAAATTATCATTTAATTGCCGGTTGTATATAAAACCGATTGATGGTCCATCATAAATAAAATTTCCGGTAGCAGAATCAGTCATAAAAAATGCTTCGCCAGAGTATGTATCATATTTTAATGTATTTGGTAAATCTGATTTTCTTTCAACTGAATAGGATGCTGTACCCAGAAATGTTTCATTAGAGCTTAGCTGTTTTATTCCTGAAGCAGTTAATTTTTGGTTATGTATTCCAAGTGGATCTAAATTCCTTTTATAATTTCCCCAATTATTGTCTATGTTTGTTATAAACTTAAGCTTATCTGTTTTTTCATCTTGAATTAGCCATGAAGGATTATTGCCATAGTCGTATAAATTCAACGAATTATCAATATCGTCAATTGCTAAAATCATTCCACCCATCGAAGCTAACCTAACATTTTGAGCCGGTACAACTATGGGAATTAGAAATAATGTAATTAGTAAAATCGGATAACTTAATTTCATAAATTCAAAGAAAAATAAATTTGCTATTGATATCCCGGTGTTGGAGGTTGAATAATATCCCAATCCAACAAAGAATTATTTGTATCTATACCAGGTTCTCTACGCTGAATAGATTTACCGCTGTATTTGCTTGGTCCAATTACATATCCTCTGTCTACCCTTTGATCCAGAGTTTTTGCCTGAGATGCACTTGGTTGAAACTCCACGCCATCAATAATATCAGTAATATTTATTCCATCTTGCCAAACAGAATCAATTCCCTTTGATATTACAATTATATCGAAGTTCAAATTTATTATAAAATCTGTTTTAATTTCGGATCGGAGATTAATTAAGTTTGGAACACTTGGATTATCAATATCATCTGTAGCGTATTGATTATAAAACTCCCAATCCGCATGCGATAAATCTATACTGTTCGCAGTAATGTTTTTATGATTAACTGCATCAACTGCTAATGTTAGAAATGTCTTTGGAAAGAATGGATAATTATTTTCCCCTGGCTTTCCAGGAAATTTATAAATGTAAGATACTCCGTCTATATCTGCGTCGTTCCCTTCGTCCGCTCCCGGTCCTTTATTTCCTAATTCGTTATTGCCAGAAAATCGCATAACCATTATTCCATCTAAATATTTTATGCTGCTGCTGGAGTTATACAATTCTATAAACTGATCTGAGTAATAAGAAATGGAATTAACGGGTCCAACATAATAAACTTCATTCAAAACTAATTCATCGTTAGAAAATGGACTTGCGACAACTGTATCAGTAAATGTTTGCCCGGATTTAATCGAAACCGAAAAAATGGAGCCGATCAATATTATATTTGGATCCCTGGAGTAAGGCATTCGGATTGAGATATTATATGTTGAGGCTGGTAAATTACTTAAATTTAGCGAACCCGAATTGTCAGTATAAAATATTTGAATCCCATACTCAGATGTAACGATAACTTTCGCATTTATCAAAGGGATTGGATTTTGCGTTGAGTCCAACTCAGGATCATTCCAAAGAGCAATTAATTTTATAGTTGAATTACCATCCTGAAGTGATGGTGGATTTTCTGAACAACCGGTTAAGTAAACAAAAAGAACTATTATTATAACAAATAAAAACTGTTTCATAATTTAAACTAAAATAAGTCTTCTAAAATCATACTGAATTCTATTCCGTAATAAATAGGTGGATTTCTTTTAATCTCTGAAATAGTAGTTGGAGAACTGGAATACTGCCAAACAGCTGAGTCATCAATAAAATTATTCACGTAAAAAGAAATTTCTGATCCAGTAAAAAGAGATTTGCTAATATTAATATCAAGCAACCATTTAGAATTTTTCCTTCTCATTTCTCTATCAAAATTAAAATTTAATTGCTCGCTTGTATTCAATTTAGTAAAGTCCATTGGCTCAAGTGAGTAAAATTGATTTCTTTCAAATACAATTTGCTCCGCTCTAAATGTAACCCATAAACCCAGTTTAGGAAGTGTGTATCGTATCAAATAATTAAATTGTAGTCTATCGCTCCAGCTTCCTTTGGGTGGAAAAACAAATCCGATTAAAGTATCTGATCCGGAAGTTGGCTTGTAATTAGGAATTTGCCCTTTCAATATATTTGGAGAAGGATCAAACTCGAATCCATTTCTTGATCTGTTTAAGAATGAATATGACCCTACAACTTGAAAAGTCATATTAAGTGGTTCAATTTTTTTTGTTTTAAGTATGAACTCGATACCTTTTGAGATCGTCCAACCCAGGTTTTTAATTACTGCATAGTTGTCTATATAATAATTTTTTTCTACTCCATTTACTATAGTATTAACAAAAACTGGTATTGGCTGTTCTTCAAATTCATTTCTTCTTTCCTTATAATAAAAAGATAAAGTAACACCGATTGCTTCCCTGAATTTCTGATCGTACGATATTTCAAGCTGCTTTTCTTTAAATCCCTTTAAATCCGGTGCAAAGCGGTTATAGCGCAAATAAACAATGCTATTGTTATTTGGATTTCTCCATTTAAGAACATCCTCTGGTAAATACAAGTAATTTAATGCCGGGGATTTTGAAGTTGTTCCGTAATTAATTCTTAATTGATTAAATTCTGATAAGGGAACAAACAAACTTAATCTTGGATTAAAAAAAGAACCATGTTTCGATTGAACCAAATCTCCATTTCCAAAAATTCCGCTAATATTAAATGAGGTTGGTCTATACATTTCATAGCGGAATCCGATGGTAAGATCAAAATCAAATGGAAATTTGCCGGTAATAATATCTTCCGTAAAGAGACTAAACAAAATTTGTTTTGGTGTATTTTCATAACTATATGGTCGCTTGCCGGATTCAACACCATAGTAACTAAACAGCGTATCAAAGACGATTCCTTTACCAGTATTTGTTTCATATCGTAATTCGGTTCCAGCTAAAATACGATGAAGAAAATCTCCGGTAAAAAAATAATTGTTATATGTTAAATTTGCGCCAACCAGCCATTCATTTCCTTTCGTTTCCACTTTGCCAATATATGAAGAAACTGTATCACCATTTGGCAAAATTCTTAAATCGGATTGAATAAGCCGGGACATCATGGAATTTTCTTTCCTCAAGTTGATATAACCATTAAACTCAATGTTATTAGATTTATCCTCGGTTAGAAAATATTTTCCCCAAGTTGAATACCCAATATCAAATCCCCGGTTATAATTTTTTATTCTGTAAACATCACCTTTAGGTTCTTCTTCATCAAAAATAATTTGATAACCAACTTTATGGTTAACAGAAAGATTATCTATTAAAATTGGATTTGAAAATATAAGTTGCCCGGTTAATCGTGAATACTCATCTCCTACTTTTCTAACATCGCGTTCACTTCTGGCAAAGTTAAAATTGTAATTAAGTTTTCTTTCCTGAAAAGAAAATCCACCACCCAAATTCAATTCGCGTGTATCAGGATTATTTTTTATTTTCAACCGTTGTTTCTGAATCCCGGTTTTTGTTTTAATATTTATTAATCCTTCCGTCAAATCACCATATTTTACAGATGGAAGACCTGAAACCACTTCAATTGATTCAATATTATCAGCGGGAATTGTTCTTAGATCCACACCACCACCGAGGTTTGAAATTCCAGTATTGATATTTTGCATCCTTTCAAATTGCATGTTTGCGTTGTTAGAAATTGGCATCCCGTCAACCATTACAAAAGTACCAAGTGAAGATAATTTATCTGTTTCATCACCACGGATTGCCGCTTGACTAAATTTTCCCAAATTCGAATTATCAGTTTTCTGAATTCCAGGTACCAAATCCAAAACATCTTTTACACTTGAAGCCTGATAATGCTCAATTTCTCCACCATAAATATATGTTTTTGATGCAGCTTCGGTTGGAATTAATTCACTCGATGCGATTACTTCTATTCCACCAATTAGGAACGATGTTGATTTCAATTGAATATTCATTTCTGTTGTTTGATCAGAAGTGATAATAATATTTTTTGTTAGTGTTTCAAAAGCAATGTGAGAAATTTTAATATTATAATTTCCTGCAGCAATATTTTTAATTAAGAACCGCCCTTTTTCATCAGAAGTGGTGCCACGCAAATTTTCCAAAATAATTATATTTGCATTCGGGATTGCAATTCCTTTTTCATCATAAATATATCCTTGAATATTTCCAGTTTCTACTTCAGGATACAGAGCAAAATCCTTAGAATTTACTAATGGATTGAATTGACTGAAAGAATCCATTGGTAAGAGAAAAGTTATAAACCAAGCAAAAAAAAGTAATAAAATTCTAAAGTTCATATTCAATCGAAATAAAAGTGCAATACATTTTAGATGTTGAAACATAATCGAAATGATAATTTTAACCAAGAAAGAAATTTAATTTTATGAAAGAATGAAGCTGTCATATTTTACAATTGAATCCTTGTTGATCAAAATTCATCTTACTTAAAAAAAATGGAGAAATAATGGAATTAGTAATTACTCTTCCGGAAGGAAAAAAAGTTGATGCAAATTATAATGGTTACATTATTCACACAGATCAGCCAATACAAGTAGGCGGAGATGGAACTGCACCAGCGCCGTTCGATTTATTCCTGGCATCGATTGGTACGTGTGCTGGAATTTATGTTAAAGGATTTTGCACATCCCGCGGAATACCCACAAAAGACATTAAAATCATTCAGAATATGAACTTTAATCCTGTAACTCGTTTAGTTGATAATATTCACCTTGATATTCAGTTACCGGAAGATTTTCCGGAAAAATTTAAAGACGCTGTTATTAACGCTGCAGAATTATGCGCAGTTAAAAAGCATTTACAAACTCCGCCAAAGTTTAGTATTCAAACAAGCGTATTAAATAGTGTTTTATAATCTGAGACAGAAACGGGCGGAATTTATTTTTCGATCTTTAGGATAAAGGATTCTTTACCTCTATCTTTTAAAAAACTTCCTAAGCTGGAAGATGATTTGAATAGATCAACTAATTTATTTTGTTCGGATTCTGAATTTCCGGAATTTTTTTCTTGTTTAATATTTTGTTTTTTCTTTTGTAGAAAATCGCTAATGGAAGATTTTGTCTTTTCTTTATCGGAAAATTTTTCCTGAATAAGAGTTTCATTTTTTCTTTTATTGGAATCAGGAATATTTTTAGATACTGCTTTATATTCTTTAATCTTTCCTTGATCGACATTAAAAGGTTCTCTAAAATTTATAGTTTCGCTTTCTTTAGTCCTAAAATCAACATTTTTAGGTTCAACTTTTTTGGGAACAATTGTTCCCGATTCAACACTAACTTGCTTTTCAGTTCTCTGTTCCACATTGTTATGAACTTGTTCTTTATTCTTGTCCTCTTTCAATTGGATAATTTCTTTCTTTACAGTAACAGTGTTTTCAATGGTTGGTTTATCCTTAAAATCTATTTTAGCCCGGACAAATACTTTAGAGGAATCAGTTGATAATTTAGAAATATCATGTTCATTTTTTATTATCGGTATTTCTTCAACTGATTTTGCCTCCTCACCAGAAAAAGAAATGTCAAATGCAAAAATAGCTTCAGCATATACTCTGTCATTTTGATTTTTCGCTTCTTCAGCTTTTAAATCGAAAGCATAGATTTCTGAAAAATCCAGGTAGCTTCCCATTTTTGAATTTGAAGTGAGACCGACCTGCTGTATTTTGAATCGAAATGTTTCGAAGTTTATATTGTTTTTTATATGCTCAATATCTTTAATTGCAAAGATTGGGTCAAAATAAATTAATTCAACGTTACCTTGGATTTTAAGGAAGAAACCGTATTTAGTTATATTTGCATTAAACGAAGGTTGATTTGTAAGGAGACGATATACAATCAAACTTTTGGGAACTGGGGCATTGATAAAATTCCCAACCTCATTAAGACTTATAGTAACAGGTTTTTTAGAAGATTTTTGTTTATAGCAAACTTTAAAATTATTCTGAAGATCAAACTTGTTTTCAGAAAAAATTAAAACGTCATTCTTTTTAATATCCAACGTTTCTAACAGCATAAAACTATGCCCAGTTTATTAATCCCAAATCGAAGGGAGTTCTTAATAATGAATGCTTTGGTAATATTCTGGCAGTAAATCCATACTGTCCACTGTTCTGTGTAACAATTGATCCTTTATAGGTATAAATATTATTTGTCTGTTTATTCTTTTCCAGATGCATTGAAACAAAAGAATTTGCATGTGCAATAAATTGTTTATCAATTGAGCCATAATATATCTGAAGTTCAACATCATCTGGAACTAATTCTCCCAGAAATATTTCAGCTTTAACAACAAACTCATTTCCAACTTTAACTTCCGTAGAACTTCCATCGAAACCAACATTAATGAACTTGATTTGACCCCAGTTTTTCTTTACTTTTTTCTTCCACTCGGAAAGTAATTTAGCCTGTTGAAATGAATTTTTGATCAAGGTTTTTCTACTCTCATAAGAAGTATGGTAAAATTTAGTAAAATATTGTTCTACCATTCTATTTGTATTAAATATAGAACCTAAAATTCTAATTGAAGCTTTCATTTTACTCAGCCAGGCACGTGGTAATTTATCCTCACTTCTATTATAAAATAATGGCACAATCTCTCTTTCTAAAGTATTATATAACTGGTTCGATTCAACTTCATTCTGATAATCCAAATCTAAATATTCTTCACCATTGCCAATCTTCCAACCAACTTCTGGATCGTAACCTTCGTCCCACCATCCATCAAGAACACTAAAATTCAAACCACCATTTGCAATTACTTTCATACCTGATGTTCCGCTTGCTTCCAGGGGTCTTCTGGGATTGTTAAGCCAAACATCGCAACCTTCAACCATATACCGCGCAACGTTCATATCATAATTTTCTAAAAAGACAACTTTTTTCCTGAATCTTTCATCCTGAGCAAATTGAACAATCTCCTGGATTAACTTTTTTCCTTCTTCATCCTTTGGGTGAGCTTTACCAGCAATAATTAATTGTACGGGTTGGGTAGGATTGTTAAGAATTTTTGATAGCCTATCCAAATCCTGGAAAATAAGAGTTGCTCTTTTATAAGTGGCAAACCTGCGTGCAAAACCGATGGTAAGTGCACCTGGGTCCAATACTTCACTTGCTGCAGCAATTTCAAACTGAGAGCCGCCTCTTGCAAGAACCTGTTTTCGCAATCGGCTTCTGGCAAATGCTACAAGTCTTTCTCTTCGTCTTTCGTGTGTACGCCATAATTCTACGTCAGGAATTTTCTCTACGCGTTCCCAAATACTTTGATCTTCCGGCTTCATAACAAATTTTTCACCCAGATATCTATAAAGAAGTTCTCCCATATCGGTAGAAATATGACTGCGTGTATGAACTCCATTTGTAATATAATCAATCGGAATTTCATCAAATGGAACACCTTTAAATCCGGAAACCCACATTTTTTTAGATACTTCACCATGCAGCCGGCTAACGCCATTTACATATCCAGCAGTGTTCATAGCAAGGTGTGCCATATTAAAATTAGTTGGAGGTGCATCGCGATTAATCGTTCCAAGCTGGTAGAAATCCCGGTCAGAAACCTTTAACTCGTTTCGATAATAATCGCCAAAATATCTTTCAACCATTTGATTATCGAATATATCTATTCCAGCAGAAACAGGTGTATGTGTTGTAAAAATGTTTGAATAATATCCAACTTCTTTCGCTTCAT
Coding sequences within:
- a CDS encoding MBL fold metallo-hydrolase, with product MIKFLPLGGAGEIGSSCFYLNINGTGIILDCGMHPRKIGIDALPKLDLIKDKDVDFVFLSHAHHDHIGALPFLVKQHPYIKIFSTPQTRAISEITLHNTVSILEEQSLKDPKLSPYTHDEIDLLIKSINYVEHSNQFTVAGFKGHNKEQIKITFIDAGHILGSSGILIESENERIFYTGDINLSDQAIIKGASLNNQKVDTLILETTYGSTDSSQIPIWWNEAKRFSSSANQILQNGGSILIPVFSLGKMQEILATIWNLMSKGLLIKTDIYSGGIGKKINRIYDYNRYVTRRIDQEFELSEIPQKEIYEADFNMFRKNPSIVLAPSGMVIEGTLSFQLAQDWLKQDKFAIFVVGYMDPDTPGYKIANAQKGDKIQLKDFSTTIKVKCLIDKFRFSAHAKREELLEIVKQTNPSRVILIHGDNEGINWMGYNILLKYPHIKVHYAEVGKTIDF
- a CDS encoding DUF4876 domain-containing protein, encoding MKQFLFVIIIVLFVYLTGCSENPPSLQDGNSTIKLIALWNDPELDSTQNPIPLINAKVIVTSEYGIQIFYTDNSGSLNLSNLPASTYNISIRMPYSRDPNIILIGSIFSVSIKSGQTFTDTVVASPFSNDELVLNEVYYVGPVNSISYYSDQFIELYNSSSSIKYLDGIMVMRFSGNNELGNKGPGADEGNDADIDGVSYIYKFPGKPGENNYPFFPKTFLTLAVDAVNHKNITANSIDLSHADWEFYNQYATDDIDNPSVPNLINLRSEIKTDFIINLNFDIIVISKGIDSVWQDGINITDIIDGVEFQPSASQAKTLDQRVDRGYVIGPSKYSGKSIQRREPGIDTNNSLLDWDIIQPPTPGYQ
- a CDS encoding carboxypeptidase-like regulatory domain-containing protein encodes the protein MNFRILLLFFAWFITFLLPMDSFSQFNPLVNSKDFALYPEVETGNIQGYIYDEKGIAIPNANIIILENLRGTTSDEKGRFLIKNIAAGNYNIKISHIAFETLTKNIIITSDQTTEMNIQLKSTSFLIGGIEVIASSELIPTEAASKTYIYGGEIEHYQASSVKDVLDLVPGIQKTDNSNLGKFSQAAIRGDETDKLSSLGTFVMVDGMPISNNANMQFERMQNINTGISNLGGGVDLRTIPADNIESIEVVSGLPSVKYGDLTEGLINIKTKTGIQKQRLKIKNNPDTRELNLGGGFSFQERKLNYNFNFARSERDVRKVGDEYSRLTGQLIFSNPILIDNLSVNHKVGYQIIFDEEEPKGDVYRIKNYNRGFDIGYSTWGKYFLTEDKSNNIEFNGYINLRKENSMMSRLIQSDLRILPNGDTVSSYIGKVETKGNEWLVGANLTYNNYFFTGDFLHRILAGTELRYETNTGKGIVFDTLFSYYGVESGKRPYSYENTPKQILFSLFTEDIITGKFPFDFDLTIGFRYEMYRPTSFNISGIFGNGDLVQSKHGSFFNPRLSLFVPLSEFNQLRINYGTTSKSPALNYLYLPEDVLKWRNPNNNSIVYLRYNRFAPDLKGFKEKQLEISYDQKFREAIGVTLSFYYKERRNEFEEQPIPVFVNTIVNGVEKNYYIDNYAVIKNLGWTISKGIEFILKTKKIEPLNMTFQVVGSYSFLNRSRNGFEFDPSPNILKGQIPNYKPTSGSDTLIGFVFPPKGSWSDRLQFNYLIRYTLPKLGLWVTFRAEQIVFERNQFYSLEPMDFTKLNTSEQLNFNFDREMRRKNSKWLLDINISKSLFTGSEISFYVNNFIDDSAVWQYSSSPTTISEIKRNPPIYYGIEFSMILEDLF
- a CDS encoding OsmC family protein, giving the protein MELVITLPEGKKVDANYNGYIIHTDQPIQVGGDGTAPAPFDLFLASIGTCAGIYVKGFCTSRGIPTKDIKIIQNMNFNPVTRLVDNIHLDIQLPEDFPEKFKDAVINAAELCAVKKHLQTPPKFSIQTSVLNSVL
- the glgP gene encoding alpha-glucan family phosphorylase: MANFIGTFNVTPSLPKNLEPLRELANNLHWTWNQESFELFRRLDRELWESTNHNPVMMLGKISQERLIEVSNDDGFIAHMSRSYNQLKTYLTQSNWYQKNFKGNGKPFIAYFSAEFGLTECLQTYSGGLGILAGDHIKSASELGLPLVGIGLLYKEGYFQQYLTSDGWQQERYELNDFYNLPMTLELDEQKAPRKIKLNFPGRPVYFQIWRIDVGRVPLFLLDTNIPENGEEDRKITRTLYGGNNETRIQQEIILGIGGLRALHAMGIKPQVCHMNEGHSAFLSLERMRFLIQEDGLTFDEAKEVGYYSNIFTTHTPVSAGIDIFDNQMVERYFGDYYRNELKVSDRDFYQLGTINRDAPPTNFNMAHLAMNTAGYVNGVSRLHGEVSKKMWVSGFKGVPFDEIPIDYITNGVHTRSHISTDMGELLYRYLGEKFVMKPEDQSIWERVEKIPDVELWRTHERRRERLVAFARSRLRKQVLARGGSQFEIAAASEVLDPGALTIGFARRFATYKRATLIFQDLDRLSKILNNPTQPVQLIIAGKAHPKDEEGKKLIQEIVQFAQDERFRKKVVFLENYDMNVARYMVEGCDVWLNNPRRPLEASGTSGMKVIANGGLNFSVLDGWWDEGYDPEVGWKIGNGEEYLDLDYQNEVESNQLYNTLEREIVPLFYNRSEDKLPRAWLSKMKASIRILGSIFNTNRMVEQYFTKFYHTSYESRKTLIKNSFQQAKLLSEWKKKVKKNWGQIKFINVGFDGSSTEVKVGNEFVVKAEIFLGELVPDDVELQIYYGSIDKQFIAHANSFVSMHLEKNKQTNNIYTYKGSIVTQNSGQYGFTARILPKHSLLRTPFDLGLINWA